One Megalopta genalis isolate 19385.01 chromosome 11, iyMegGena1_principal, whole genome shotgun sequence genomic region harbors:
- the LOC117226077 gene encoding trehalose transporter 1-like protein — protein sequence MSIAQGMNKAHGHAESQPETKMEIDAEERKRREKKGVTYQILMAICANSSVLGPSMAFGYSAVVLRPLQEYMGEMRVNGIQANWIATVTALGIPLGCILSSYTMRRGRKLSLLITSVLSFLGWLVIYFSATYQQILVGRIISGIATGSASVPATVYCAEIASPDWRPAMVTWTSISIAIGVLIVYVFGYIFQGNWQLVALMCALFPMVSAVLTLAVVPETPIWLRDRGRLDEALETLKRFRGIPKSAAPTSDQLQELRQRPQSKKQNLTKHLLKRNAVVPFAIMLAYFFFQQFSGIFVVVYYAVDIIQSAWIPLDPYLGAVLIGFTRLVGSILVAAVSGTLGRRVPSIASGSLMTIFMTILSIYLILQDKGYIFNDGGMIPVICVLTYIFASTLGFLVIPFAMLGEIYPAKVKEVLTGLTSCIGYIFSSIAVKTYPDMAAAMGGHGTFVFFAAMSFAGTVFVYVFLPETMGKTLAEIEEMFDRKKETGSSEEKTAMDLKDVTSSV from the exons ATGAGTATCGCGCAGGGAATGAACAAGGCGCACGGGCACGCGGAGAGCCAGCCCGAGACCAAG ATGGAGATCGACGCGGAGGAACGAAAGCGACGGGAGAAGAAAGGAGTCACTTATCAG ATACTAATGGCAATCTGCGCAAATTCATCCGTGTTGGGCCCATCTATGGCATTCGGTTACAGTGCCGTGGTACTCAGACCACTACAAGAATACATGGGCGAGATGAGAGTAAACGGTATTCAAGCTAATTGGATAG CGACGGTGACTGCGCTGGGAATTCCTCTCGGCTGCATTCTCTCCAGTTACACCATGAGACGCGGAAGGAAACTGAGCCTGCTGATAACGTCCGTGCTCTCGTTCCTAGGCTGGCTCGTCATATACTTCTCCGCGACGTACCAGCAGATCCTCGTCGGCAGAATAATTTCCGGTATCGCGACCGGTTCCGCCTCGGTACCGGCGACTGTTTACTGCGCGGAAATCGCCTCGCCTGACTGGCGACCCGCCATGGTCACCTGGACCAGCATATCCATCGCCATCGGAGTCCTCATCGTCTATGTCTTCGGCTACATCTTCCAG GGCAACTGGCAACTGGTGGCTCTGATGTGCGCGCTGTTTCCTATGGTCTCGGCCGTGCTGACCTTGGCCGTCGTCCCAGAAACCCCGATCTGGTTGCGGGACCGAGGTCGTCTAGACGAGGCGCTCGAGACCCTGAAGAGATTCCGCGGCATTCCAAAAAGTGCGGCTCCCACGTCGGACCAACTGCAGGAGCTGCGCCAGCGTCCCCAGAGCAAGAAGCAGAACCTGACGAAGCACCTGTTGAAGAGGAACGCGGTGGTGCCGTTCGCGATCATGCTCGCCTACTTCTTCTTCCAGCAATTCTCCGGGATCTTCGTGGTCGTCTACTACGCGGTGGACATCATACAGAGCGCTTGGATCCCTTTAGACCCATATTTGGGCGCAGTTCTGATAGGATTCACCAGATTGGTGGGCAGCATTCTGGTCGCTGCAGTGTCCGGAACGTTGGGACGACGAGTTCCGTCTATCGCTTCCGGTTCTTTGATGACGATCTTCATGACGATACTGTCCATTTACTTGATACTCCAGGACAAAGGCTACATCTTCAATGACGGAGGCATGATCCCCGTGATCTGCGTGCTGACGTACATTTTCGCCAGCACTCTAGGCTTCCTGGTGATCCCGTTCGCCATGCTGGGCGAGATTTACCCTGCCAAGGTCAAGGAGGTGTTAACAGGACTGACGTCTTGCATCGGATACATATTCAGCTCCATCGCGGTGAAGACTTACCCCGACATGGCGGCTGCTATGGGCGGACACGGTACCTTCGTGTTCTTCGCGGCGATGTCCTTCGCTGGAACAGTGTTCGTTTACGTCTTCCTGCCCGAGACGATGGGCAAGACCTTGGCGGAGATCGAGGAGATGTTTGATAGGAAGAAGGAGACTGGATCCTCCGAAGAGAAGACGGCGATGGACCTCAAAGACGTCACTTCCAGCGTTTAA
- the r-l gene encoding rudimentary-like produces the protein MCEKSSAMDVELKKLAISLFEIDAIKFGEFVTKVGLKSPVYFDLRVIISHPKVMAQLAKALWRLSEDRENISQICGVPYTALPLATLISVDYNIPMLIKRKEEKAYGTKKMIEGHFKLGDNCVIIEDVVTSGSSILETAQTLRKEGLKVTDALVVINREQGGKKNIETNGINMWSLYSVTSLLAYLVEANKITPTIRKEVLNYLSLSQAPVIVNQVPECRLKIPFNSRANKTTNEIASKIFNLMETKESTLCLAADLTKADSILQLANLVGPHIVVLKTHIDIIEDFSCDFIKRLQDLAKKHDFLLMEDRKFADIGNTVSLQYQKGIYKIAEWADIVTVHAIAGKSIVDGLKNALENVNEPRGIFILAQMSSNGALTNDEYVRHAVSIAQNSNIVAGIVCQSNIFTNPGLVQLTPGVKLGQSSDNLGQQYNTPESVVKSGADLAVVGRGITEAKDKLAAALEYKKELWTAYKKRLE, from the exons atgtgcgaaaaatcgagtgccatggacgtagaattgaagaagttagcGATTTCACTTTTCGAGATCGACGCGATCAAATTTGGAGAATTTGTGACCAAAGTTGGTTTGAAAAGTCCGGTGTATTTTGACTTGAGAGTAATAATCTCTCATCCAAAAGTTATG GCTCAACTGGCGAAGGCACTGTGGAGACTGTCGGAGGACCGTGAAAACATATCTCAGATCTGTGGTGTACCTTACACTGCTTTACCATtagctactttgatatctgtcgattataatatccccatgttaatcaaaagaaaagaggaaaaggcatatggtacaaagaaaatgatagaaggcCATTTCAAATTAGGAGATAATTGTGTAATCATCGAAGATGTAGTCACTAGCGGTAGCAGTATTCTAGAGACTGCACAAACATTAAGAAaagagggtttgaaggtaacagatGCTCTTGTAGTGATTAACAGAGAACAGGGTGGTAAAAAGAATATCGAAACTAATGGTATAAACATGTGGAGTTTGTACTCGGTCACCAGTCTCTTGGCTTACCTTGTGGAAGCCAACAAGATTACACCAACGATTAGAAAGGAGGTACTAAACTACTTGTCGCTAAGTCAAGCTCCTGTTATTGTTAATCAag TTCCAGAATGCAGACTGAAAATACCATTTAACTCTCGCGCTAATAAAactacaaacgagattgcatctAAAATATTCAATCTCATGGAAACAAAAGAATCTACTTTGTGCTTGGCAGCAGATTTAACCAAAGCagactctattttacaattagcCAATTTGGTAGGACCACACATTGTGGTACTAAAAACGCACATAGATATAATAGAAGACTTCAGCTGTGATTTTATAAAGCGTTTGCAAGATTTGGCTAAGAAGCACGATTTTCTTCTAATGGAGGACCGGAAATTCGCGGATATCGGTAACACAGTGTCTTTACAATAccaaaagggtatttataaaattgcggaatgggcagatattgttactgtgcatgcgatagcaggaaagagcatagtagatggattaaaaaatgcgttagAAAATGTTAACGAACCGCGTGGTATTTTTATATTGGCGCAGATGTCTTCTAATGGCGCGTTAACAAATGACGAGTACGTTCGGCACGCAGTATCGATCGCACAAAATTCGAACATAGTCGCTGGCATCGTTTGTCAgtcgaatatattcacaaatCCAGGTCTCGTTCAGCTGACCCCTGGAGTGAAGCTCGGCCAAAGTTCCGACAATTTAGGTCAACAGTACAATACTCCAGAATCTGTTGTAAAATCTGGAGCAGATTTAGCTGTTGTTGGTAGAGGTATCACCGAGGCAAAAGACAAGTTAGCTGCCGCGTTGGAATATAAGAAGGAACTTTGGACTGCTTACAAAAAGCGATTGGaataa
- the Srp68 gene encoding signal recognition particle 68: MVVEQRNIELLKENQANDATGPKEQKTYSLEILKIIKEAQQQHGLRHGDYQRYRGYCSRRLRRLRKVLKVPQGDRRHFKRKDITAVMVNDDKFLQVPLMMSERAWSYAMQLRQESNTEPRKKFHLISRLKKAATYSLQLQELIENINCDARTKLEAQAYVAWIHGSLHFELQLWKKAMENLKKAQVVYGKLASALPELEQVMYNARVEELAPSLRYCAYNIGDTTAIDDLMQMRGQLSGELLASLDSLMAQTREKQSNTEEVTWRGKSCGMVPPRAAGLLIADSRLNQTLDKAATNEAKIDLLEAHLIDCKDAISAVRDFFKNEIKNKDNDKLTAPQHLITYLQYIRLSRTLERNLALIKAAEESAKAKPQDIVRLYEAALHNLVEISQLQDDEEFVREQEAKTKSYRAFRCYYMAQSLANLHRWREAMALYQRSAQHVKDALNYGKMLPEPLKEALQKLETSIEGAKYAAHAHSVLEEGQEEEPGTNKYTKTKKPLYERLQEYREDPALLTKQPNVYKLPPSMQPIPCKPLFFDLAFNMVEFPDLSEKLGDQAKKGGQAGLTGFVKGLWGWGNK, from the exons ATGGTGGTCGAGCAAAGGAATATTGAGTTGTTAAAAGAAAACCAAGCAAATGACGCTACGGGTCCGAAGGAACAGAAGACGTACTCGCTGGAAA TCTTAAAAATCATCAAAGAAGCACAGCAACAACATGGGTTGAGACACGGAGACTACCAACGGTATCGAGGCTATTGTTCAAGGAGACTAAGGCGTTTGAGAAAAGTATTAAAAGTTCCACAGGGAGATAGACGCCATTTCAAAAGGAAAGATATAACTGCTGTGATGGTTAACGACGACAAATTTCTACAAGTTCCCCTGATGATGTCAGAACGTGCCTGGAGTTATGCTATGCAGTTGAGACAAGAATCTAACACAGAGCCAAGAAAAAAATTTCATTTGATATCTAGACTAAAGAAAGCTGCTACTTATTCCCTGCAGTTGCAGGAATTGATAGAG AACATTAACTGCGATGCAAGAACAAAACTAGAAGCTCAAGCCTATGTTGCCTGGATACACGGTTCCTTGCACTTTGAGCTACAATTATGGAAGAAAGCTATGGAGAATTTGAAGAAAGCTCAGGTAGTGTATGGAAAGCTGGCCTCTGCACTACCAGAACTAGAGCAAGTGATGTACAACGCGAGGGTGGAGGAACTTGCTCCTAGCCTTAGATACTGCGCTTATAATATCGGAGATACCACTGCCATAGACGACTTAATGCAAATGCGAGGTCAATTGAGCGGAGAGCTGTTAGCTAGCTTAGACTCTTTGATGGCCCAAACCCGTGAGAAACAGTCGAACACGGAAGAAGTAACATGGCGCGGTAAATCCTGCGGTATGGTACCGCCTAGAGCAGCAGGTCTGCTAATTGCGGACTCTAGATTGAATCAAACGTTGGATAAAGCAGCCACAAATGAAGCTAAGATCGATCTATTGGAAGCACACTTGATAGATTGTAAAGACGCGATCTCGGCTGTGAGAGACTTCTTCAAGAACGAGATTAAGAACAAAGACAACGACAAGCTAACGGCACCACAACACCTAATCACCTACCTACAATATATTAGATTGTCGCGTACCTTGGAGAGGAATCTGGCACTGATTAAGGCTGCTGAAGAGTCTGCTAAAGCGAAGCCACAGGACATTGTAAGACTATACGAAGCAGCTCTGCATAATCTCGTTGAGATCTCACAGTTGCAGGACGATGAAGAGTTTGTACGGGAACAGGAAGCTAAGACGAAGAGCTATAGGGCCTTTAGATGTTATTACATGGCCCAGTCTTTAGCAAATCTTCACCGATGGAGGGAAGCCATGGCTCTGTATCAGAGGTCCGCGCAACATGTGAAAGATGCACTAAATTATGGTAAAATGCTTCCCGAGCCATTGAAGGAGGCTCTGCAGAAATTGGAGACCTCCATTGAGGGTGCAAAGTACGCCGCCCATGCGCACAGTGTGTTAGAAGAAGGGCAAGAAGAAGAACCTGGCACCAATAAATATACTAAGACAAAGAAACCGCTGTACGAACGTTTACAGGAGTACAGAGAAGACCCAGCGCTTCTAACGAAGCAACCCAACGTTTATAAACTACCACCATCCATGCAGCCTATCCCCTGCAAACCGTTGTTCTTCGACTTGGCCTTCAACATGGTCGAGTTTCCGGATTTAAGCGAGAAATTGGGAGACCAAGCCAAGAAGGGCGGCCAGGCCGGTCTCACAGGATTCGTTAAAGGTTTATGGGGCTggggaaataaataa
- the LOC117226181 gene encoding cytochrome P450 307a1, which produces MIPLTATTCFLIAVTFVALVVILLDHLRSKRLSKQDILDGWNDSMQEPPGPKPWPILGSLHILGRYDVPYKAFGDLVRDYDCQVIKLRMGSMPCVVVNGLENIREVLTIKGHHFDSRPNFARYHMLFGGTKENSLAFCNWSEVQKARREMLRAHTFPRAFSARYNDLNGIIGGGMEALITHLDSMASTAVHAKPLIMHSCADIFMTYFCSKSFPLDHAGFRNMVENFDRVFFEVNQGYAADFLPFLMPLHHRNMARMAHWSHEIRNFIISNVIDERMDSWTEVVEPERDYLDCLVNHTKTGAEPRMSWSATLFVIEDILGGHSAIGNLLVKVLGFLSTRPDVQMRAQEEIDAIGIKGNYVGLENRGSLPYVEAIILETIRIIASPIVPHVANQDSCIAGYKIKKDTFIFLNNYELNMSTELWTSPEEFIPDRFVRQGHLLKPEHFLPFGGGRRSCMGYKLVQYLSFAFLATLLKNYVITPLANEDYTIPIGNLALPEITFKVRFERR; this is translated from the exons ATGATTCCTCTGACAGCCACCACGTGCTTCCTGATCGCCGTCACGTTCGTGGCGCTGGTCGTGATCCTGTTGGACCACCTGCGTTCCAAGAGACTCTCCAAGCAAGACATCCTCGACGGATGGAACGACAGTATGCAGGAACCACCTGGACCAAAGCCCTGGCCGATCCTGGGCTCCCTGCACATCCTCGGACGCTACGACGTCCCCTACAAAGCCTTCGGCGACCTTGTCAGGGACTACGACTGCCAGGTGATCAAGCTCAGGATGGGATCCATGCCGTGCGTGGTCGTCAACGGACTGGAGAACATCCGAGAAGTGCTGACCATCAAGGGACACCACTTCGACTCCCGGCCGAACTTCGCCAGATACCACATGCTCTTCGGCGGGACCAAGGAGAATT CTCTCGCTTTCTGCAACTGGTCCGAGGTCCAGAAGGCGCGACGGGAGATGCTCCGAGCGCACACGTTCCCGCGCGCGTTCTCCGCCCGCTACAACGATCTGAACGGCATCATCGGCGGCGGTATGGAGGCCCTGATCACCCACCTGGACTCTATGGCGAGCACGGCGGTGCACGCGAAGCCGCTGATCATGCACAGCTGCGCCGACATCTTCATGACCTATTTCTGCTCGAAGAGCTTCCCGTTGGACCACGCCGGTTTCCGTAACATGGTCGAGAACTTCGACAGGGTGTTCTTCGAGGTGAACCAAGGCTACGCCGCCGACTTCCTGCCGTTCCTGATGCCGCTTCACCATAGAAACATGGCCAGAATGGCGCACTGGAGCCACGAGATCCGCAATTTCATCATCAGCAACGTGATCGACGAGAGAATGGACAGCTGGACCGAGGTGGTGGAGCCCGAAAGAGATTATCTCGATTGCCTGGTTAATCACACGAAGACGGGCGCCGAGCCAAGGATGTCCTGGAGCGCTACGCTCTTCGTGATAGAGGACATCCTCGGAGGACACTCTGCCATCGGTAATTTGCTCGTGAAGGTCCTCGGATTCCTTTCAACCAGGCCGGACGTGCAGATGAGGGCTCAGGAAGAGATCGATGCCATCGGCATCAAAGGGAACTACGTCGGACTGGAGAACAGAGGATCGCTGCCTTACGTCGAAGCCATCATCCTAGAGACCATCAGGATAATCGCCAGCCCCATTGTCCCGCACGTCGCCAATCAGGACAGCTGCATCGCCG GCTACAAGATCAAGAAGGACACCTTCATATTCCTGAACAACTACGAGCTGAACATGTCCACCGAGCTGTGGACCTCTCCGGAGGAGTTCATTCCGGACAGGTTCGTGCGGCAAGGACATCTCCTGAAACCCGAGCACTTCTTACCGTTCGGCGGCGGCCGAAGGTCCTGCATGGGCTACAAGCTGGTCCAGTATTTGAGCTTCGCGTTTCTGGCCACGCTTCTGAAGAACTATGTGATCACGCCCCTGGCAAACGAAGACTACACGATACCGATCGGCAACCTGGCCCTGCCCGAGATCACGTTCAAAGTTCGGTTCGAGAGACGGTAG